A region of the Myxococcus stipitatus DSM 14675 genome:
CGCCTGCTGAGCAGGCGAAGGGCCTTGGGGAAGCGCTGGTCTGCCGGGCCAGTCTGGCCCGGCGTCGCACCCTCGGCCCTCACAAGCAGACTCGCTTACTTCTTGGCAGCCGACACGACCAGCCGCTTGCGGCCCTTCGCGCGGCGGCGCTTGAGGACATCACGGCCGGACTTGGTTCCGTTGCGCTTGCGGAACCCGTGGGTGCGGTTGCGGCGCAGCTTCGACGGCTGGTACGTGCGCTTGGACACGGCTCGAACTCCTTGATGAGGGGTGGCGCCTCCTACGGCTTCGGCGCGACCTGAACTAGGGAAAGGGCCGGGTCCGTAACCCCATTTCCGGGGTAAGTCAACGGAGGATCACCTCCGTCCGCCCCATTTCACCCCTCCGCGGCCCTCTTTCGCCTCGCGGAGGTTTTGC
Encoded here:
- the rpmH gene encoding 50S ribosomal protein L34 — translated: MSKRTYQPSKLRRNRTHGFRKRNGTKSGRDVLKRRRAKGRKRLVVSAAKK